In Pseudomonas grandcourensis, the DNA window CGAGTAGCGTCGCCATCGGCGGTTCCTATGTTATCTGTGAGCAATTGTCAGAACCCGGCGACTATGCCGCAAAGCCTTTGTGACTGTCCAGTTCTCTGCAATAGCCAGCACGATGACCGATGTTTGCGCGAAATATATGACTGCTTGATTAAATTTGGTCATTCGCCCTGGCAACACGTTCGGCGAAGTCTTTGGCGCTGATCTCGCCGATCACCCGCACATCGGCGCGTTCGACACCGTCCTTGCCGAAAAACATCAGGGCCGGTGGACCGAACAACTGGTAGCGGTCGAGCAGGGCGCGTTGCTCGGCGTTGCTGGCGGTGATGTCGAAGCGGATCAGCCGGTAACCCTTGAGGCGTTCGATGACGACCGGGTCGTTCAGCACCTCATGTTCGATGACTTTGCAGCTGATGCACCAGTCGGCGTACCAGTCGAGCAGCAGCGGTGTGCCGGATGCGCGTGCGTCGGCGAGTGCGCGGTCCAGATCGGCCGGCGTGCTGACGGTTTGCCAGGTGCTGGTATTTTGCGCGGGGCCGCTGTTGGCAGCGATACGGGGCTGGCCGATCGGATTGAGCGGGTCGGTCTGGCCGCTGAAGGCGCCGTACCAGCAGGCCAGTGCGTAAAACAGCAGGAACATGCCGAGCAATTGGCCCAGGCGTTTGCGCGGTGGTTTATAGACGAACTCCAGCGCCCCCATGAACAAGCCGACGCCGCCGGCCAGCAAACCGATGAGCAGCAAGGTGACCTGGCCCGGCAAGACGCGGCTGAGCAGGCCTACGGCCAACCCGAGCAACAACACGCCAATCGCGTTTTTCACGTAGACCAGCCACGGACCGCTTTTCGGTAGCCAGGCTGCGCCACCGGTGGCCACCAGCAGCAGCGGTGCGCCCATGCCGAGGCCGAGCATGAACAGCTTCAAGCCGCCGCCCAGCGCATCGCCACTGGCGCTGATGTACAGCAGCGCCCCAGCCAATGGTGCCGAAACGCAGGGTGAAACCAGCAAACTGGAGACCACGCCCAACACCGCGGCGCCCCACAGTGAGCCGCCTTTTGTGCGGCCGGCGATGTGGTCCAGGCGACTGCTGATGGCATGCGGCAACTTGAGTTCGAAGACGCCGAACATCGCCAAGGCGAACACGGCAAAAAACATCGCGAACGGCACCAGTACCCACGCCGATTGCAGTCGCGCCTGTAGATTGAGCTGGGCACCGAACAGGCCCATCAGGGCTCCAAGCAGGGCAAAGCAGGCGGCCATTGGTAGCACATAGGCCAGTGACAGATTGAAACCGCGCCAGCCACCGACCTGGCCGCGCAGTACTACGCCCGACAGGATCGGCAGCATGGGCAGCACACATGGCGTGAACGTCAGGCCCAGGCCCGCGAGGAAAAACAACGCCAGTTCGCGCCAGCTCCATTGATAAGCCGTCGCCGGAGCGCCGCTGCCGTCGATGCCATCGATGCTCAGCCGCTCGGTTTCCGGTGGATAGCACAGGCCTTTGTCGGCGCATCCCTGATAGGTCACGACCAGGGTGAAGGCGCGCCGGTCGGTGCGCGGCAACTCGACGTCGAGAATGCCGTGGTAGACCTCGACATCGCCGAAGTATTCATCGTGCTTTTTTTGACCGTCGGGCAGTTTCGCTGCTCCGAGGACAACATCGGCCGGATCGGCGCGAAATTGAAAGCGGTGGCGGTAGAGGTAATAACCTTCGGTGGCGACGAAACGCAGCTTGATCGATTGCGGTGTGCTGTCTACCAGGCTCAGCTGGAAAGCTTCGCGCACCGGCAGGAAGTCGGCGCTGTTGTTGATCGAGCCCAGGCTTGAGCTGGGTCGGTTCTCCAGCAAGCCAGTGGCGCTGGCCGGCAGGGCGAAGACTAAAAACAGCAGGCAAAGCAAACGGCGCATGACAATCTCGCGTATCGGAATTGGGGGGGATGATAGCGGACAGTCGCAGTGTATGCAGGTTGGGAGTCTGTGGTGATTGTTCTGGCGCCATCGCGAGCAGGCTCCCCACAGGGACAACATTCCAATGTGGGAGCGAGCCTGCTCGCGATGGCGGTCTATCAGACTCGAAAGGCTTGAACGGCGGTATGCAATCGCCCACCCAATACCAGCAGGTTCTCCCCTTGTTCACGCCCTTGGCCAATGCGCAGCAGGTTATCCCCGCCCAACTGATGAATCCGCTCGCTGTGGTCACGGATTTCGCTGACAGCGCCGCTTTGCTGGGCGGTGACATCGGCGATGCGGACCGCCGTGTCGGAAATGGTCTGGATCGCCCCGACGATTTTATCCAGCGCCCCGTCGGCCGCCTGGGCCTGGTTGGCGGTGGCTTCGGCGTGTTCGACCTGGGCGCGCATGCCTTCCACCGATTGCCGCGCGGCGGTTTGCAGCCCTGCGATCAGCGTCTGGATTTCTGCCGTGGCCCCGGCGGTACGTTGCGCCAGTGAGCGCACCTCTTCGGCCACCACCGCAAAGCCCCGGCCCATTTCCCCGGCCCGGGCCGCCTCGATGGCGGCGTTCAAGGCCAGCAGGTTGGTCTGGTCGGCAATCGAGCGGATCACCGTCAACACGCCGCCGATAGTGGCCGACTCTTCGGCCAGGTGTTCGATCATTTGCGCATTGCCTTGCACTTCATCCACCAGCGCATGCAGGCCGGTGAGGCTCAGGCCGATGACTTTCTGCCCGTGCTCCACCGCCAGGCCTGCGTGGCGGCTGGCGTCGGCGGCCTGGCTGGCATCGCCGGCGACTTGTTGAATGGTCGCCTCCAGTTCGCTGAGGGAGTCGCGGATCAGTGCGGTGTCGCCGGCCTGATGTTCGGCACCGTCATGCAGGTCGTTGCTCAGGTCGGCCAGGGTGCGGCTGCTGCCGGCCACCTGTTCGGCATTGAGGCGAATGGTCCCCACCAGGTCCACCAGATAGGCGCGCAAGCGGTTGAGCGAGGCTTCAATGTCATGCAGTTCGCGGTTGGTGTTGCCCAGTTGAATGTCGCGGCTGAAGTCGCCTTCGGCCCAGGTCGAGAGGGCCGGGGCGAGGTTGGTCAGGGTCCGGGCGAGTTTGCGCTGCAGGGTGTCGATCAGCAGTGCGATCAACAGAATCAAGCCGATCATCACGCCTTGCATCAGACGCACTTCACCCTGGATCTGCCCGTGCTGGGCGCGCACCACTGGTTCCAGTCCGGCAATGGCCTGTTGCACGTCGGCGATTTTCAGGTGGGTCGCCGCGCTGAGGTCGGCGCGTTTCCGGATTTGATCGCGAGTGCGCGAGAGCTCGGCCGGG includes these proteins:
- a CDS encoding methyl-accepting chemotaxis protein, which gives rise to MRLKLLTNLNTLLLVAVCVALGATLWWSQKALERPYLLMERYLGLSQQFQNDVARSVEDYLGSGDALRLSSAAQGIDSLQKELDELPPALAEALRPSLSTLEEFSKTDLLAAGKLAGDPQALLLQAERELGASLDQLSQYASGNAAYLTPLLTASQHLGKLSLARDKLVSSGRSELAADVEREVANIRTQAEKLDALPLLGVTTSSESNTDDFASMMGLENKEKAVAEDAGVGLKRELNSLLSRYPAELSRTRDQIRKRADLSAATHLKIADVQQAIAGLEPVVRAQHGQIQGEVRLMQGVMIGLILLIALLIDTLQRKLARTLTNLAPALSTWAEGDFSRDIQLGNTNRELHDIEASLNRLRAYLVDLVGTIRLNAEQVAGSSRTLADLSNDLHDGAEHQAGDTALIRDSLSELEATIQQVAGDASQAADASRHAGLAVEHGQKVIGLSLTGLHALVDEVQGNAQMIEHLAEESATIGGVLTVIRSIADQTNLLALNAAIEAARAGEMGRGFAVVAEEVRSLAQRTAGATAEIQTLIAGLQTAARQSVEGMRAQVEHAEATANQAQAADGALDKIVGAIQTISDTAVRIADVTAQQSGAVSEIRDHSERIHQLGGDNLLRIGQGREQGENLLVLGGRLHTAVQAFRV
- a CDS encoding protein-disulfide reductase DsbD, encoding MRRLLCLLFLVFALPASATGLLENRPSSSLGSINNSADFLPVREAFQLSLVDSTPQSIKLRFVATEGYYLYRHRFQFRADPADVVLGAAKLPDGQKKHDEYFGDVEVYHGILDVELPRTDRRAFTLVVTYQGCADKGLCYPPETERLSIDGIDGSGAPATAYQWSWRELALFFLAGLGLTFTPCVLPMLPILSGVVLRGQVGGWRGFNLSLAYVLPMAACFALLGALMGLFGAQLNLQARLQSAWVLVPFAMFFAVFALAMFGVFELKLPHAISSRLDHIAGRTKGGSLWGAAVLGVVSSLLVSPCVSAPLAGALLYISASGDALGGGLKLFMLGLGMGAPLLLVATGGAAWLPKSGPWLVYVKNAIGVLLLGLAVGLLSRVLPGQVTLLLIGLLAGGVGLFMGALEFVYKPPRKRLGQLLGMFLLFYALACWYGAFSGQTDPLNPIGQPRIAANSGPAQNTSTWQTVSTPADLDRALADARASGTPLLLDWYADWCISCKVIEHEVLNDPVVIERLKGYRLIRFDITASNAEQRALLDRYQLFGPPALMFFGKDGVERADVRVIGEISAKDFAERVARANDQI